The nucleotide sequence TAACCATGGATTCGGATTAAAACCCCAAATATTTACTCCGATTGCTGAAGAAGCATAAGGCCAGTTGCTTTCAATCCATCCAAAATCATTATAGTTATCAGAACTTTGAGGTGTTCTGGTAGTTGTTCCTCCATATACAAAAGAAAGATTTGAATGACCCACAATATTCCAATTTTGAATTGAATTTTGGATCTCAGTAAATTCATCTTCAGTGTCGGGCGTGCCGTTTTGATTAACGTAAAAAGTTATTTGTGGATCGAGAAATTTTTTATTTGGTGTTGAGAATGTCACGTTAAATTGTTCACCATTACTAGTTCCTCCAGAAGTAATAACATAAATAAGACCGCTACTGGTATGAGGAAATTTACCCGCAAGTGTATATTGACCACCAGGTATTTTACACTGAATATGTGTATCACTCCATAATAAAACATATTGAGCATCTACGGGAATGCTTCCGCTTTCATAAAATCTAACAACACTTGTGCCTTGAGTAGTGCCAAAATTTGAACCATAGATGTCAATTATTGTCCCTCTTTCACCTGGATTAAATGGATCATTTGGATTAATTGCAAATGGTCTTAAAGCAGGACCAATATTTGGAGTAATACTTGAAACAGATGGCACCGATTCAGGTGAATTAGGTCCGTTGTTTGGGGACTTATAATTTATCTCAATTTTGCCTTGCTCACCTTTTTGAATGAAGTTCTTTAATCCTAAAATAAAACCATTTGCATCTATTTCATCACCTTCATAAAATATCTTGTTATTAATTATTTCGAAATTGCCTTGTATCCATTCGGTAACTGTTTGTCTTCCTTTGTAATCATTCGTGATAAAAACTATTGATTCTTCACCAAGATCAAATTGTGGTGTGTGCGATACCATCATCCCAACATCACCAATAATACCTCCAGGGACTACTACTCTTTGTTTTTCTGAAGAAGTTCCTTTGATTGTTTCGATTACATTAAACTCTACAATTGTTATAATATCCTTACCATTTGTATCATATTCAGACCATTTCTTGGAAACTATACCTTTAATTATCAAAGGTGAATTAACCGATATTTCTTCCATCTCGACTTTTAACATTTGTGCTTCAACAATAAAAAAGTTAAATGAAATAAAAATCAAAACAATTAAACTCAATTGTTTGTTCAGTAAAGTTTTCATTTTTTTCTCCTATTGATTTCTTAAAATGTTAATTAGTGGTCAATTACTATAAAGACTGGACTTGCGATAAGAATTTCACTTCTCGTATTAAAATAGATTAACATGTTTCGCACATTATTTATACTATGACAATGAAGATAGTAAACATCATTCTCATAGGGATCAAATACAGGATCATTATATCTCCAAACTCTCAATGTATCGCATCCTGAATTTTGTACGATTTCCCAACCAATGCTATCAGGTGTTTCCGACTTCAAATAGACCCCTATTGATGGCCCATACCCCTGTAATCCAAATTGTGGTGCATCTGGTCTTCCAACAGAATCAGCGATGCTGGTTATATATATTGTTGAGTCAATTAAATATCCGCCACTATTAGGATAATAAAAACTATTTCCTGTAGGTTTTAATGTTAGCTTCCCGAGTTTCGCACATAAGTATTTATCATTTATAAATATTATATCGAATACACCTTCAGGCATATTTGTGATTTTGAAACTAGCGTCAGTAGAGTTCACAAAAACAGATAAGATTGTATCACTGTAATCTTGATGATTCATAATGTAAATGTTAGTATTACTTACAGATATTAAGGGATGGACATAATCATTAATAAAACCATACAAGTAAGCTGGACCGCCAGGGCCCTCAACTTCTGTAGTTGGAATAGATGGAATGTCCGGTGGTGTTTCAGTTATATCGCAGGAACTTAGAAGAAGCGAAACAAAGGCTAAAAGTGTAAATAACTTTTTCTCGTACATCATCTGTCAATTTCTCCTAAAACAATATCGATGCTTCCGAGAATTGCCACAACATCGGCAACCATAAAACCTTTACATAGTTCAGGAAACACCTGCATTGTAACAAATGAAGGTGCTCTGGCTTTTACTCTTGCAGGATTTAACGAGCCATCACTAATAATAAAATAACCTAATTCACCACGCGGGTTTTCAACTCTTGCATAAATCTGTCCTTCAGGTGGTTTAATTCTTTTTGGAATTGCAGAGGATACATCACCATCAGGAATTTGTTCGATAGCCTGCTCAATTATTTTCAGACTTTCTTCCATCTCCAAAACACGAACGTAATATCGATCCCAGCAATCGCCAACTTTTCCTTTTTCACCTGTTCCAACCGGAATATCATAATCAAATTTGTGATAGACAGAATAAGGATCATCTTTTCTTAAGTCCCACTTCATTCCGCTGGCGCGAAGATTTGGTCCGCTTACTCCATAATTGATAGCTGTTTCCAATGGAAGAACACCAACATTTGCAGTTCTTTCAATAAAAATTCTGTTATAGGAAAGAAGTTCGTTCAACTCTTTTACGTTTGGTCTGAAATCTTTTATAAATTCTTTTGTAAGTCTGATAAAATCCGGATGTATGTCATGAGAAAGTCCGCCAATCCAGATATAATTATATAGAAGTCTTGCACCGCAAGTAATTTCAAAAAGATGAAGAATTCTTTCGCGATCTCTGAAACAAAAGAGGAAAGGTGTGAATGCTCCAATGTCTGCACCGTAAGTACCGATTGCAACTAAGTGAGATGCAATTCTTTGAAGTTCACCCATAATCACTCTTATATAATCAACTCTTTCCGGGACTTCAATCTTCAACAATCTTTCCATTGCAACAGCGTATCCGAATTCATTATACATCGAGGCTAAATAATCCATTCTGTCAGTGTAAGGAATTACCTGTGGATAAGTCATAGCTTCGCAGTGTTTCTCAAAACATCTGTGAAGATAACCAATATGAGGAACAACATCTTTTATGATTTCTCCATCAAGCTGAAGCTCAAGCCTTAACACACCGTGGGTTGACGGGTGCTGAGGTCCCATATTCAATACCATTTCTTCGGTTTTTAGTTTTGAGTCTTTAGTATTTTGTATTGAGTATTGAGACATTATTTTTTTAGCGATTTTATTAAACCGTTCAATATTTTTTGTAATTCTTTGATGTAATTAGTTGAATCGTTTAATTCAGTTTGATTAATAAATTCCAAGTCGAACGATAAAATTATCTGTGTATCAAGTTCACAAGTTGATGCATAAGCAATCTCTAAAAATCTTGAAAATTCTTTTTTAGAAGAATGACCGGCACCTTCAGCAATATTGAATGGAATCGAAACAACTGCTCGTCTAACTTGTGATATCAAAGAATAAATTTCTTCTTTTGGAAATTTTTTAGTGAGTTGATAAGTGAACTTCACTAACTCCCTTGCTTTTTGCCAGACTTTCAATTCTTTATAATTATGCATAATATTTTTTTAGCAATTTGAATAATGTCCTCAACTTAATATTAAAATACAGTTAAAATTATCTCAATACTCAATACTCGCATCTCAATACTAATAAGGAACTTTCATCCCCTGATAAAACTCAGGATTCTTGTAATCTTTCCTTAATGGATAACCAAATTCCCAATCATAAGGCATTAAAATTCTTCTTAAGTCGGGATGATTTAGAAAAATAATTCCGTACATATCATAAGCTTCTCGCTCGTGCCAGTCTGCACCTTTCCAAACTTCAGTAACAGATACGACTTCTGGTTTTTCTCTGTCAGTTGAAGCTTTGATAGTAAGCTTATGTTTTAATTTTGTGGATTCTGTATGATAGTAAACACTTAGAGTTCCGCCTTTAATAGTTTCTAAACCTTTATCATCTTTTTCTTTTGTACCATTTGCATCATCAACTCCAGAAAGATTCATCAATGAATCAAATTGCAGATCCTTTTCATCTTTGAGGAATAAACATATCTTATCAACTTCAAGTGGATTTACAATCACAAAAGGTTCAACTGGTTTATCAGTCTTGAGTTCAATGACTGATGACCCAAATTTTTCTTTTAATTGATTGAATATTTCTTCAGCAGTTTTCATGCACTCTTTCCGACGATGGCGGACTTACTTGTCTTAACAATAGATTCATTTCTAATTTTTTCCTGAAGCTTTAATAACCCTTCTAATAATGCTTCAGGTCGTGGAGGACAGCCGGGAACATAAACGTCAACGGGAATTACTCTGTCAACGCCTTTTAATACATGATAACCGTGTTCCCAATAAGGACCACCGCAGTTTGCACAGCTTCCCATAGAAATAACGTATTTTGGATCCGGCATTTGCTCATATAATCTTTTAACACGAATAGCCATTTTAAGTGTTACAGTTCCGGAAATAATTATTACATCAGATTGTCTTGGTGATGGACGTGGTATTACTCCAAATCTGTCAAAATCATAGTGTGAAGCCGAAGTTGCCATCATTTCGATCGCACAGCAGGCTAAACCAAAACCGACTTGCCAAAGTGAGGATAGTCTTGCCCAATTGAAAAGATCCTCAGCTTTCGCAATCACTATATTACCATCCGTAAATTCCTGATCTAGTAATCCCATATTCAGATTGCTGTCTTAAATTCTTCTTTTTTAATTTCTGTTGATTTAATTATTTCGAGGGTTGGTTCTTTGATTTTAGGTCTTGCCCATTCAAGGTCCCCTTTTTTCCATTCGTAAGCCATTCCAACTGCTAAAAGAAGCAGGAAGATAGCACCAATTAAATATCCGACTATTCCAATCTCCTTAAAAACCAAAGCCCAGGGAATTAATAAAACGACTTCAACATCAAATATTAAAAAGATGAGAGCTACTACATAAAAGCGAATGTTGAATTTAACCCAAGGTGAACCTTCAGGATTTTCACCACATTCATAAGTTGTCAGTTTTTCAAAAGTGGGTCGCTTTGGTCGGAGAAGACGGGAAACATAGATAGCAACAACAACGAAAAGTGCTGCTGTTAAAATGAAGACGAATACCTTACCGAATTCTGTTAGCATTATTTTTTGAAATTTGTTACTGAAAATTAACACTACTATCAAGTAATGTCAAGAAAATGATAAAACAAAAATCGGATTGTGATTTATAAACATGAGATTTTTGTATTTTCAAGATAATTCTTTTATGATAATTAACTATTTTTGCTTCCGATCGATTCAAATATTTCACGATTACCAGAAAACTATAAAGGCTAAATGGAATTAGTAAAAGTTTATCTTATCCAAAGCATTACAACTGCCGCAAACAATCTTAGACTGAATGCCCAGCAAATTGAAGTTGTTGGTTTATTACGTGAAACGATAATCAATGCTGAGGATATTGGTGCTGAATTGTTATTAATGAAAAAGACTACCGAACTTTCAAAGCTGGCAATCAGGTTGAGTGAAATTCATACTTTTCTCACTCAGGGTAAAGTGGATTTTATTAAAATTTCGGAACAGTTTCGTGAACACAGCAGATATCTGATCAGGGATCTTAATCAGTTTCTTGAAAATGTAACACCCAATATTTTTAAAGATGCATTTTTGAAGATGAATAATACACAACAATCTGCACTTGATATTGAACTGGTTGATCGGAGTAATTTATCTCAAGAATTATTTGACAAAGGATTATCAATCACGGATGAAAAGTCATCTGAGGTTCAACCAAAGATTACCTACACAACATTGGATTTTGAGAAAAAGATTCTTAGTCCGATCAAATCACTGGATGACATTCTCAAAAAAATTCCTTCTGGAAATGTTAGTGATCAGGAATTAAAACATACTTCGGAATTGATGACTGAACACGCAGAACTTTCCTCTCAACAGGGATTTAAAGTCTTATCACAGATGCATAATCTAATTGCCCGGTCATTCGATGCAATCTCAAAAGGCAATCTTATTGTGGATAAAACAATTGTGGAATCACTTCGCGCATGCCTTATTGTTATTGTGGCTGTAGTAAAGAGAAAAGATGTTGATATCACCGGATACCTGAACAGGGCTGAGGAGTTCGGCAATAAATATTTTCAGCAAAATTTTTAGGAAATAATTTAATGGAATTATATTCAGTAATAATGGCTGGTGGTATTGGAGCACGATTCTGGCCAAGAAGTAAGAAGAAAAGTCCAAAACAACTTCTGAAAATTGTTGGTGAAAAGACAATGATTCAGGAAACATTTAGGAGATTAAACGGACTTGTCCCGCGTGAAAATATATTGATAGTAACTAATGAAACACAAAAACCTGGTATTCTCGAACAACTTCCCGAAGTTCCTCCTGAAAATATTATACTTGAACCTTTTGGAAGAAATACCGCAGCTTGTATCGGACTGGCTTCCGTAATTATTAAAAGAAGATCACCTGATGCGGTTACTTTTGTAATGCCAGCCGATCATATTATCAGAGACAATGAAAATTTTATAAATACATTAAAAACTGCAGCACAATTTTCTTTTGATAATAATGCGTTGTTAACTATTGGAATTCAGCCAACAAAACCTGAGACAGGCTATGGTTATATCCAGATTGATGAAGACTCAGCTAAGAATAATGTTTTCAAAGTTTTAACATTTGCAGAAAAACCAAATTATTCTACTGCTGTTAATTTTATAAAGAGCGGAGATTTTTTCTGGAATAGTGGAATGTTCATCTGGAAAATAAATACTATCCTTAATGAGTTTAAAAATTTAATGCCCGATCTATATGAGGGATTGGTAAAAATGGAAGACAATCTGGACAAACCGGATTTCCAGAATACTCTGTCAGACATTTACGGTCATCTGAAAAGTATTTCGATTGATTATGGAATCATGGAGAAATCTGATAAAGTTTTTCTGGTCAAAGGTAATTTCTATTGGAGCGATGTCGGTAGCTGGGATGCTGTTTATGATTTAAGCGAAAAAGATCCTGATGGAAATGTTAAAGTTGGAACTATTTACACCGATATGGCTTTGGATTCGTACATCTACTCGCCTGATAAATTTACTGCAGTAATCGGATTAGATAATATTATTGTGATCAACACAAACAATGCTCTGCTTATTTGCAAAAGAGATAAAGCTCAGGATGTAAAAAATATTATCGACTATCTTAAATTGAATAAACTTGACGAACAGCTTTAATTCAAATGAAAATACTGGTAACTGAAAGAGATATCATAGAACTTGAAAAGCAGGGGATCAAAGTTTTACAAAAAACAAAGAATACAATTATTACTCCTCTCGCTGCTGACCGTATCAAATCTTCCAAATTTACCGTGGTAGAAAAAGAAGTATTACACGATAATAGTTCGCAAAAATTAGCCAGCGTATTTCCCACACTGCGGAAAAAAGTAATTTTCGGAAGTGATCATACAGGATTCAAACTAAAAAATATTTTGATAAAGTATCTGGCAGATAAAAATTATGAAATTACAGATGCAGGTACATTCAATGAACAATCCTGTGATTATCCTGATTATGCAAAAATCGTAGCAGTAAGTGTATCGAAAGGTGAGAATGATTTTGGAATTTTAATCGATGCAACTGGAATTCCATCCTCTATCACGGCAAATAAGATAAAAGGAATCAGAGCAGCAACCTGCTACAATACATTCAGCGCAAGAAGTGCACGCGCACATAACAACGCAAACATTATTGTTGTTGGTGTAAAAGCTCTTGGTGAAGAGTCAATAAAATTAATCATTGATGAATGGCTTGTCACTAAATTTGAGGGTGGCAGACATCAGCACAGACTCGATAAAATATCCAGGATTGAAAATGATTCTTCTTCTCAGAAGAGTAACCAATCAAATAATTTTGAAATAAGTGAATGAAGCCCTAATTTTCATAAGCCAAATAGATATTTAAATTCAGATAATGATGTTTTATCAGCAAAAGGCACTTCTTAAAATTACTCAACTATCAATTACTCAAAATCAATTAAATTGTTCATCATAAATTCACCTCTTGAAGAAATCCTGGAAATAAATCCTCAGATTTTTCTCCTTAAAGTTTTTTCTCCTGAGCTTGCAGCAGTTATTAAACCTGGTCAGTTTTTGAATATCAGGGTGACCAACCGAACTTCACCACTTCTGCGAAGACCTTTTAGTGTTTGCGATGTTGAAGGAGACCATTTGTATCTGATGTTCAACATTACAGGAGAAGGAACTAATATGCTTGCACACAAACCAATCGGCAGCGATCTGGATATTCTCGGACCACTTGGAAATGGTTTTAATCTTGAAGGAAATTACAACACAGCCGTGATTGTAGCTGGCGGATTGGGAGCTGCACCTTTTCCTTATGTAACACGGATGTTAGATGGAAAGAAAAAAATTCTTTCATTTGTTGGTGGAAGATCAAGACACGATGTTATAACTTATAATCTGAAGAATGAAAAAATTGCATCTGACGATGGAAGTCTGGGTGTAAAAGGTAACGTTATCCAATTGCTTGAACAGAATTTACCAATTTTGCAGAATGACAGAATAAAAGTATTTGGTTGCGGACCGAATGCGATGCTTAGAGCATTAAAAGAGTTTTGTCTTAAGTACAACTTCGAGTGTGAAGTATCAACCGAATGTGCAATGGCATGCGGTTTTGGAATTTGTCAGGGTTGTCCTATTGAATCAACCAAACAATCTGATAAATATTTGCTTGTATGTACGGATGGACCCGTTTTTAATATTAAGGATGTGGTGATATGAGCAGCGTAGATTTATCTGTAAATATTGGATCGCTAACTTTACGAAATCCCATTATGCTTGCTTCGGGGACTGCCGGTTACGGTAATGAAATATCTGAATTTACAGATTTGAATATGCTTGGTGGTATTGTAACAAAATCATTAAGCCTGAAACCAAGAAAAGGAAATCCGCCGCAAAGAATAGTTGAAACTCCTTCAGGTATGTTGAATGCAATTGGACTTGCAAATGTTGGGGTTGAAGTTTTTATAAAAGAAAAAATCCCATTCCTTAAAAATTACAATGTTCCTTTGATATGTAATATTGCTGCAAGTACGATCGAGGAGTACGTTGAGTGTACAAAAATTCTCACCACAGAAGAAACTATCAAAGCATTTGAAATAAATGTTTCGTGCCCAAACGTAAAAGATGGTGGTTTGTCTTTTGGAAATAATCTAAAAGCAGTAGCAGCTATAACTGAAAAAGTCAGAGCAGTAACTAATAAACCACTTATCATAAAACTTTCGCCAAATGTATCTTATATTTTTGAATTTGCACAGGCTGCAAAAGAAAACGGAGCCGATGCTGTTTCCGCAATTAATACTCTTGTTGGCGCATCATTCAATATTCTTACTCGCAAACCAAAAATCCATAACATTACAGGTGGATTATCAGGTCCGGCAATAAAACCTATTGCAATTGCAAAAGTGCTGGAAATATCGAGACAAGTTAAAATTCCTATAATTGGTGTCGGTGGGATTATGGATTGGAAAGACGTAATTGAGTTTATAATTGCAGGCTCTACAGCTGTACAAATAGGTACACTAAATTTTATTGATCCAACTGCACCGGGTAAAATTGTCAATCAACTCGAAGAATTTTGCATCAACAATGGAATTAAGAAAATCACAGATCTAATTGCATCATATAAATTATAATTTGATGGATATCGAAGCTTCACTGAAGAAACTCTTTTCTCTTCATACTTTCGGTATAAAACTTGGGCTTGATAATACAATTGGTTTCCTGAATTATCTTG is from Ignavibacteriota bacterium and encodes:
- a CDS encoding NADH-quinone oxidoreductase subunit D — translated: MSQYSIQNTKDSKLKTEEMVLNMGPQHPSTHGVLRLELQLDGEIIKDVVPHIGYLHRCFEKHCEAMTYPQVIPYTDRMDYLASMYNEFGYAVAMERLLKIEVPERVDYIRVIMGELQRIASHLVAIGTYGADIGAFTPFLFCFRDRERILHLFEITCGARLLYNYIWIGGLSHDIHPDFIRLTKEFIKDFRPNVKELNELLSYNRIFIERTANVGVLPLETAINYGVSGPNLRASGMKWDLRKDDPYSVYHKFDYDIPVGTGEKGKVGDCWDRYYVRVLEMEESLKIIEQAIEQIPDGDVSSAIPKRIKPPEGQIYARVENPRGELGYFIISDGSLNPARVKARAPSFVTMQVFPELCKGFMVADVVAILGSIDIVLGEIDR
- a CDS encoding NADH-quinone oxidoreductase subunit A produces the protein MLTEFGKVFVFILTAALFVVVAIYVSRLLRPKRPTFEKLTTYECGENPEGSPWVKFNIRFYVVALIFLIFDVEVVLLIPWALVFKEIGIVGYLIGAIFLLLLAVGMAYEWKKGDLEWARPKIKEPTLEIIKSTEIKKEEFKTAI
- a CDS encoding dihydroorotate dehydrogenase electron transfer subunit; protein product: MFIINSPLEEILEINPQIFLLKVFSPELAAVIKPGQFLNIRVTNRTSPLLRRPFSVCDVEGDHLYLMFNITGEGTNMLAHKPIGSDLDILGPLGNGFNLEGNYNTAVIVAGGLGAAPFPYVTRMLDGKKKILSFVGGRSRHDVITYNLKNEKIASDDGSLGVKGNVIQLLEQNLPILQNDRIKVFGCGPNAMLRALKEFCLKYNFECEVSTECAMACGFGICQGCPIESTKQSDKYLLVCTDGPVFNIKDVVI
- a CDS encoding dihydroorotate dehydrogenase, producing MSSVDLSVNIGSLTLRNPIMLASGTAGYGNEISEFTDLNMLGGIVTKSLSLKPRKGNPPQRIVETPSGMLNAIGLANVGVEVFIKEKIPFLKNYNVPLICNIAASTIEEYVECTKILTTEETIKAFEINVSCPNVKDGGLSFGNNLKAVAAITEKVRAVTNKPLIIKLSPNVSYIFEFAQAAKENGADAVSAINTLVGASFNILTRKPKIHNITGGLSGPAIKPIAIAKVLEISRQVKIPIIGVGGIMDWKDVIEFIIAGSTAVQIGTLNFIDPTAPGKIVNQLEEFCINNGIKKITDLIASYKL
- the nuoB gene encoding NADH-quinone oxidoreductase subunit NuoB — its product is MGLLDQEFTDGNIVIAKAEDLFNWARLSSLWQVGFGLACCAIEMMATSASHYDFDRFGVIPRPSPRQSDVIIISGTVTLKMAIRVKRLYEQMPDPKYVISMGSCANCGGPYWEHGYHVLKGVDRVIPVDVYVPGCPPRPEALLEGLLKLQEKIRNESIVKTSKSAIVGKSA
- a CDS encoding NADH-quinone oxidoreductase subunit C, producing the protein MKTAEEIFNQLKEKFGSSVIELKTDKPVEPFVIVNPLEVDKICLFLKDEKDLQFDSLMNLSGVDDANGTKEKDDKGLETIKGGTLSVYYHTESTKLKHKLTIKASTDREKPEVVSVTEVWKGADWHEREAYDMYGIIFLNHPDLRRILMPYDWEFGYPLRKDYKNPEFYQGMKVPY
- a CDS encoding four helix bundle protein yields the protein MHNYKELKVWQKARELVKFTYQLTKKFPKEEIYSLISQVRRAVVSIPFNIAEGAGHSSKKEFSRFLEIAYASTCELDTQIILSFDLEFINQTELNDSTNYIKELQKILNGLIKSLKK
- a CDS encoding NTP transferase domain-containing protein, with product MELYSVIMAGGIGARFWPRSKKKSPKQLLKIVGEKTMIQETFRRLNGLVPRENILIVTNETQKPGILEQLPEVPPENIILEPFGRNTAACIGLASVIIKRRSPDAVTFVMPADHIIRDNENFINTLKTAAQFSFDNNALLTIGIQPTKPETGYGYIQIDEDSAKNNVFKVLTFAEKPNYSTAVNFIKSGDFFWNSGMFIWKINTILNEFKNLMPDLYEGLVKMEDNLDKPDFQNTLSDIYGHLKSISIDYGIMEKSDKVFLVKGNFYWSDVGSWDAVYDLSEKDPDGNVKVGTIYTDMALDSYIYSPDKFTAVIGLDNIIVINTNNALLICKRDKAQDVKNIIDYLKLNKLDEQL
- the rpiB gene encoding ribose 5-phosphate isomerase B, with the protein product MKILVTERDIIELEKQGIKVLQKTKNTIITPLAADRIKSSKFTVVEKEVLHDNSSQKLASVFPTLRKKVIFGSDHTGFKLKNILIKYLADKNYEITDAGTFNEQSCDYPDYAKIVAVSVSKGENDFGILIDATGIPSSITANKIKGIRAATCYNTFSARSARAHNNANIIVVGVKALGEESIKLIIDEWLVTKFEGGRHQHRLDKISRIENDSSSQKSNQSNNFEISE